A region of Thermovibrio ammonificans HB-1 DNA encodes the following proteins:
- a CDS encoding SurA N-terminal domain-containing protein: protein MKKLTVALLTLVVATSSAASAKVLAEVNGKKITDKDLNAAIDSLPPQYHTLKNNPTFRKRMLENLVKEELLYQEALKEGLENDPAFKRRLEQIKKRLLVQYLLSKHVKPPKVEVTKKEAKAFYEKNKKMFTDATGKQVPFSAVEPFIMENLKRQKEQEALNRAVENYVKNLEAHAKVKIYGSSGSAK from the coding sequence ATGAAGAAGCTGACCGTAGCACTTCTAACCCTTGTTGTTGCAACCTCTTCTGCCGCATCCGCAAAGGTCCTTGCCGAGGTAAACGGGAAGAAGATTACAGACAAAGACCTTAACGCCGCAATCGACTCTCTCCCTCCCCAGTACCACACCCTCAAGAACAACCCCACTTTCAGGAAACGGATGCTCGAGAACTTGGTTAAGGAGGAGCTCCTCTACCAGGAAGCCCTTAAAGAGGGTCTTGAGAACGACCCCGCCTTTAAGCGCCGTTTGGAGCAGATAAAGAAACGCCTTCTGGTTCAATACCTCCTCTCTAAACACGTAAAACCTCCCAAGGTAGAGGTTACGAAGAAGGAGGCAAAAGCCTTCTACGAGAAGAACAAGAAGATGTTTACCGATGCCACCGGAAAGCAGGTTCCTTTCTCGGCCGTTGAGCCGTTTATAATGGAGAACCTTAAGAGGCAGAAGGAGCAGGAGGCCCTTAACAGGGCGGTTGAGAACTACGTGAAGAACCTTGAGGCCCACGCTAAGGTTAAGATTTACGGAAGCTCCGGCTCTGCTAAGTAG
- a CDS encoding YceD family protein, with the protein MKRKINLNEVTAKEPIKVKTQIQSSQVDLPKEEVSKSSPFNLEIEVRRKPVGYDVKGKVTGEVELTCSKCNKKFTHKVEQPFHYELMPTSEIGGGQIKKGDLDIKFSDETVMDLAEVVNEQVLLNLPVKPVCSKECEESTISFSVGEEEQVKEKTEKEVDPRWAKLKELQNKLSEKE; encoded by the coding sequence GTGAAGCGGAAGATAAACCTCAACGAAGTTACGGCTAAAGAGCCGATAAAGGTTAAAACCCAGATACAGTCGTCGCAGGTGGACCTTCCGAAAGAAGAGGTCAGCAAATCCTCGCCGTTTAACCTCGAGATAGAAGTGAGGAGGAAACCGGTAGGCTACGACGTTAAAGGGAAAGTTACAGGCGAGGTCGAGCTGACCTGTAGCAAGTGCAACAAGAAGTTCACCCACAAAGTTGAGCAGCCGTTCCACTACGAGCTTATGCCCACCTCCGAAATAGGCGGAGGGCAGATAAAGAAGGGAGACCTTGATATAAAATTCTCCGACGAAACCGTAATGGACCTTGCGGAGGTGGTTAACGAACAAGTCCTGCTGAACCTGCCGGTAAAGCCGGTTTGCAGCAAGGAGTGTGAGGAGAGCACAATCAGCTTCTCCGTAGGGGAAGAGGAGCAGGTAAAGGAGAAGACCGAAAAGGAAGTGGACCCCAGGTGGGCAAAGCTGAAAGAGCTTCAAAATAAACTCTCAGAAAAGGAGTAG